From the genome of Gracilinanus agilis isolate LMUSP501 chromosome 2, AgileGrace, whole genome shotgun sequence, one region includes:
- the FHOD1 gene encoding FH1/FH2 domain-containing protein 1, with protein MAGGDGREDGEAAVVTVRVQYLEDTDPFACANFPEPRRAPTCTLDGALPLGAQIPALHRLLAAPLKMEDCALQVSPSGYYLDPDLSLEEQREMLDDFYEEIGKGRKPTLILRTQLSIRVHAILEKLYRSSGPELRRSLFSLKQIFQEDKDLVPEFVHSEGLSCLIRVGAAADHNYQSYILRALGQVMLFVDGMLGVVEHSETVQWLYTLCASVSRLVVKTSLKLLLVFVEYAETNAQLFIHAVDAVANATGAHPWATFVSILEEKNGADPELLVFTMTLINKTLAALPDQDSFYDVTDALEQQGMEAIVQKHLGSPGTDADLRAQLVLYESALRLEDGDPEEGVPGGRKERRKPSSEEGKRSRRSLEGTGSGISSPARASCPILPHSKPPVEAHPCPIGPAPCLSSSVVSFPSPTVVPSIDVLGERSIYKLHQTVPLWAPESPPVPGVPPVLSRLEARFLENIAAAETEKQAALAQGRAEALAEAKPDEADGHPDPRELWSTPEPTPTPPPPSTPRSPLPRPLILAQRSLESEVLTPEAKVTSEPPAPQPSLRIGDLDFSDLGEDEDQDLLATESAGVGDVLAPPPLPGNPPPPPPLPLGCPPPPPPPLPPFGGAPPPPPPAGDRRPLRSGHVRFQVDFEMLAENLGQLERRSQVAEENLRDLTKHDLTPALRARLTHFLSQCARRIATLKVVHRRVCNRFRAFLLYLGYPAEVAREIRVMPFCHTLHEFALEYRTCRERVLQQQRKRATYRERNKTRGRMITETGKFSSMAEAASGLETVPVAVTGGPDQGDQDTDITMRSLLSSGPEAPTHSRRSRGVPRNTPAGAPAASPTASPEEAPGPGAPSDVSDEIMDRLVQSVTRCRPRALAAQERKRSRGNRKSLRRTLKGGLGDDLVQALGLSKGPGLEV; from the exons ATGGAAGACTGTGCCCTGCAGGTGTCCCCATCTGGATATTACCTGGACCCAGATCTGTCCCTGGAAGAACAGCGAGAGATGCTGGATGACTTCTATGAAGAGATTGG CAAAGGGAGGAAGCCCACCCTGATCCTGAGAACCCAGCTCTCCATCCGAGTCCATGCCATCCTAG AAAAGCTCTATAGATCCAGTGGGCCCGAGCTGCGACGTTCACTCTTCTCCCTGAAGCAGATCTTCCAG GAGGACAAGGACCTGGTGCCAGAGTTTGTGCACTCGGAGGGCCTGAGCTGCCTGATCCGCGTCGGGGCCGCCGCGGACCACAACTACCAGAGCTACATTCTTCGAG CCCTGGGCCAGGTGATGCTCTTCGTTGATGGGATGCTGGGTGTGGTGGAACACAGCGAAACCGTGCAGTGGCTCTATACGCTCTGTGCCAGCGTG TCTCGCCTGGTGGTAAAGACATCCTTGAAGCTCCTTCTGGTGTTTGTGGAATATGCAGAAACCAACGCTCAGCTCTTCATCCACGCTGTCGATGCTGTCGCCAATGCCACTG GTGCCCACCCATGGGCCACCTTCGTGTCCATCCTGGAAGAGAAGAATGGAGCTGACCCAGAGTTGCTGGTGTTCACCATGACACTGATCAACAAG ACACTGGCAGCCCTTCCTGACCAAGACTCATTCTACGATGTGACAGATGCACTGGAACAACAGGGCATGGAGGCCATTGTGCAGAAGCACCTGGGAAGCCCAGGCACAGATGCCGACCTTCGGGCACAGCTTGTCCTCTATGAG aGTGCCCTGCGGCTAGAGGATGGGGACCCTGAAGAGGGGGTCCCCGGTGGGCGGAAGGAGCGCAGGAAGCCATCctcagaggagggaaaaaggagtcGGCGTTCCTTGGAGGGGACAGGATCTGGCATCAGTTCCCCTGCCAGGGCAAGCTGCCCTATCCTGCCCCATTCCAAGCCTCCTGTGGAAGCTCACCCTTG CCCCATAGGACCAGCCccctgcctcagttcctcagtgGTCTCGTTTCCCAGCCCCACTGTGGTCCCCTCTATCGATGTACTAGGTGAAAGGAGCATCTATAA aCTTCATCAAACTGTTCCTCTTTG GGCCCCTGAGAGCCCTCCCGTCCCTGGGGTCCCGCCTGTGCTGAGCAGGTTGGA AGCCCGTTTCCTGGAGAACATAGCCGCAGCGGAAACAGAGAAGCAGGCTGCTTTGGCCCAGGGTCGGGCTGAGGCTCTAGCCGAGGCCAAGCCAGATGAAGCTGACGGACACCCAG ACCCCCGAGAGCTGTGGAGCACCCCAGAgccaacccccacccccccaccccctagCACCCCAAGAAGCCCACTTCCCCGACCCCTGATCTTAGCCCAGCGAAGCCTGGAGTCTGAGGTCCTGACCCCAGAGGCTAAGGTCACCTCAGAGCCACCCGCACCCCAACCTTCACTCCGAATTGGAGATTTGGACTTCTCAGACCTAGGGGAGGATGAAGATCAGGACTTGTTGGCCACTGAGTCAGCTGGGGTTGGAGATGTCCTGGCACCACCACCCCTCCCTGGGAAtcctccacctccacccccttTGCCCCTAGGAtgccccccaccaccaccaccaccactgccaccCTTCGGAGGGGCACCCCCACCTCCCCC CCCCGCCGGGGACAGACGCCCGCTTAGGTCCGGACACGTCCGCTTCCAGGTGGACTTTGAGATGCTGGCCGAGAATCTGGGGCAGCTGGAGCGGCGGAGCCAGGTGGCCGAGGAGAATCTGAGGGACCTGACTAAGCACGATCTGACGCCCGCCCTTCGGGCCCGCCTCACCCACTTTCTAAGCCAGTGTGCCCGGCGCATTGCCACGCTCAAAGTGGTGCACCGACGCGTGTGCAACAG GTTCCGCGCCTTCCTGCTCTACTTGGGGTACCCCGCAGAAGTGGCCCGCGAGATTCGGGTGATGCCGTTCTGCCACACGCTTCACGAGTTTGCGCTGGAGTACCGGACGTGCCGGGAGCGCGTACTCCAACAGCAGCGGAAGCGAGCCACATACCGGGAGCGCAACAAGACCAGGGGGCGCATGATCACCGAG ACAGGGAAGTTCTCCTCCATGGCGGAGGCGGCCTCCGGCCTTGAGACCGTGCCAGTGGCAGTGACCGGCGGCCCGGACCAGGGGGACCAGGACACGGACATCACCATGCGGAGCCTGCTGAGCAGCGGGCCCGAAGCCCCGACCCACAGCCGGAGGAGCCGAG GTGTGCCCCGGAACACCCCCGCAGGCGCCCCGGCGGCATCCCCAACAGCCTCCCCGGAGGAGGCCCCCGGCCCCGGCGCTCCCAGCGATGTGTCGGATGAGATCATGGACAGGCTGGTGCAGTCGGTGACCCGGTGCAGGCCCAGAGCCCTGGCTGCCCAGGAGCGAAAGCGATCTCGGGGCAACAGAAAGTCCT TGAGAAGGACGCTGAAGGGCGGCCTTGGCGATGACCTGGTGCAGGCACTGGGGCTGAGCAAAGGGCCTGGCCTGGAGGTGTGA